From the Malus domestica chromosome 17, GDT2T_hap1 genome, one window contains:
- the LOC103404274 gene encoding uncharacterized protein, translating into MPSTSNHPINPPPPRTNLNCHRRQRRKQKNTHPILDNPDPDPHSEPESSHPPPPAAPEPEPKPQTEPSPSSPLPIDDPHVRIAMYVAMAHAGLAFSLALLYGVTKLLQGYWRPIHWAILCSMPLRELHTALVSFWSHSLNLGLFETLIAIPIAALRATTASLVDSHTAIQCCLLRGRPNRRKRQIRFSKLVQWLISFALFVIVYESIGIISIPAFAAACFIAYSLGYRSILIDRGVATTLSAISSVRRSGRLKFKNTININSNSNSPANFGGKISRCITSMMLNRLKTAVAIGLITVMIVGSVLGFFFFSYKIAMEGKGAVISLKAHLEEMNYDYAERVGFKKWMNANQVPELIDDYATKFFETVSQNIDSLAAHYNVTEVVDSVRHYLSTNHDQIHNPMSNSNESGLNFSSSISTNGDGQPNFSEKFHGIQSRVRNGEWGVIYRDIDGLFGEFMSLIAREDLAEKTKDFLLQGLDLSRRVLASGTTVVAGGANLLFFMAVSLVSGAAGLFNFFFELTVFFWLLYYLITTDSGGVMDHVLGMLPLSKSTRVRCAQVLDHAVSSVLLAAAKVTFFQGSLTYLLFRFYQIHFLYMSTSLALMSAVLQITPAWFLSIPAALQLAMEGRYVKAVLVTAVHQILLEYGTAAIQDEIPGQNAYLTGLSILGGIALFPSMLEGAIMGPLLMTVMIAFKNLYVEFVLASGKEATAH; encoded by the exons ATGCCATCAACCTCTAATCATCCGAttaatcctcctcctcctcgcaCAAACCTCAATTGCCACCGCCGCCAACGCCGCAAGCAGAAAAACACTCACCCCATCCTCGATAATCCCGATCCCGACCCGCATTCGGAACCCGAATCCTCCCACCCTCCACCACCAGCCGCACCCGAACCCGAACCCAAACCCCAAACCGAACCATCACCGTCGTCGCCATTGCCGATCGATGACCCTCACGTTCGGATCGCAATGTACGTGGCGATGGCCCACGCGGGCCTCGCCTTCTCGCTGGCCCTCCTCTACGGCGTCACGAAGCTCCTCCAAGGCTACTGGCGGCCGATCCACTGGGCGATCCTCTGCTCGATGCCTCTCCGCGAGCTCCACACCGCCCTCGTCTCCTTCTGGTCCCACTCCCTCAACCTCGGCCTCTTCGAAACGCTCATTGCCATCCCGATCGCCGCCCTCCGCGCCACCACCGCCTCCCTCGTCGATTCCCACACCGCCATCCAGTGCTGCCTTCTCCGCGGCCGCCCCAACCGCAGAAAGAGGCAGATCAGATTCTCTAAGCTCGTCCAATGGCTCATCTCTTTCGCTCTCTTCGTCATCGTATACGAGAGCATAGGCATTATCTCCATCCCGGCTTTTGCCGCGGCTTGCTTCATCGCCTACTCTCTCGGTTACAGAAGCATTCTGATTGATCGGGGCGTCGCCACCACTCTCTCTGCCATCTCCTCTGTTCGCCGCAGCGGcagattaaaattcaaaaataccaTCAATATTAACAGTAATAGTAACTCCCCTGCTAATTTTGGCGGGAAAATCAGCCGGTGCATTACGAGCATGATGCTCAACAGGTTGAAGACGGCGGTGGCGATTGGCCTGATCACGGTGATGATCGTGGGATCTGTGTTgggattctttttcttttcgtaTAAGATCGCAATGGAAGGGAAGGGGGCTGTGATTTCACTCAAAGCACATTTGGAAGAGATGAATTACGATTACGCCGAGAGGGTCGGATTCAAGAAATGGATGAATGCGAATCAGGTTCCGGAATTGATCGATGATTACGCCACCAAGTTCTTCGAAACTGTTTCGCAGAACATCGATTCTCTGGCGGCGCATTACAATGTGACGGAGGTTGTTGACAGTGTTAGGCATTACTTGAGTACTAATCACGATCAGATTCATAATCCCATGTCGAATAGTAATGAATCGGGCCTCAATTTTTCGAGTAGTATTAGTACTAATGGTGACGGTCAGCCTAATTTTTCAGAGAAGTTTCATGGCATTCAATCCCGGGTGAGGAACGGAGAATGGGGAGTGATCTATAGAGATATCGATGGCTTGTTTGGAGAATTCATGTCATTGATCGCAAGGGAAGACTTGGCGGAGAAAACGAAAGATTTCTTGCTGCAGGGGTTAGACCTCTCCAGAAGAGTACTCGCTAGCGGAACAACGGTTGTGGCCGGAGGAGCAAATCTGTTGTTTTTCATGGCGGTCTCGCTCGTTTCAGGGGCTGCAGGATTGTTCAATTTCTTCTTCGAATTGACGGTGTTCTTCTGGCTTTTGTACTACCTAATCACAACTGATTCAGGCGGCGTTATGGATCATGTCCTGGGAATGCTGCCCCTTTCGAAATCCACAAGGGTTCGGTGTGCTCAAGTGCTTGATCACGCTGTCAGCAGCGTGCTGTTGGCTGCTGCCAAGGTCACATTCTTTCAAGGGAGCCTTACGTATCTCTTGTTTCGATTCTACCAGATTCATTTCCTCTACATGTCTACATCCCTCGCTCTTATGAGCGCTGTTTTGCAAATTACACCGGCTTGGTTCTTGTCCATTCCGGCTGCGCTGCAGCTGGCCATGGAAGGGAGATATGTCAAGGCAGTTTTGGTGACGGCGGTTCATCAGATTCTGTTGGAATACGGCACAGCAGCTATCCAAGATGAGATTCCGGGACAGAACGCCTACCTCACTGGCCTCAGCATACTTGGGGGCATTGCTCTTTTCCCCTCCATGTTGGAA GGAGCGATTATGGGTCCTCTGCTGATGACAGTGATGATTGCCTTCAAGAATCTGTATGTAGAATTTGTCCTTGCTTCTGGAAAAGAAGCCACTGCTCATTGA
- the LOC103425867 gene encoding disease resistance protein RPV1-like isoform X2 yields MNTSSLALATAAAAGSSSSRRSNRWKYEVFLSFRGEDTRTGFTDHLSLALSSAGINTFIDYELKKGENIQRELDREIEGSRIAVVVFSKSYAESRYCLRELSMIMRCREDQEGKVVYPIFYDVDPSEVRKQSGSFGEAFKKHERDEDPNEVEQWRKVLKASADLVGQDLKTTADRREGVFIHKVVGDIIGLLKTSDSKEAKHSVGIAFRVEEFSTKYLDVEGSHDVQIIGIWGMGGIGKTTLARTFYSTYHHSFRGQCYLEEVRSKKKSMVSLQEQLLRDVLKRPDIKISSVGEGTKEIEKRLGSMKVLIVVDDIDDADQLDELAIEHDSFGPGSRIILITRDEQVLNIQKVDKKYKAQTMTDEEALELLSWHAFGNHCPDEEYIELATDVVDYCGGLPLALKVVGRLLATKKSKSIWKSTLDKLRNLPHGKIHETLRLSYDGLNDDHVKGVFLDISHFFINRVGTEVVAILDGCSRFCVESEIRTLEDRCLLDYDFALIWMHDLIRDMGREIVRAECAMEPGKRSRLWHHEDVTSVLRNESLPKKLKFLYLDHSRNLTQLPDFSKLPHLEDLSLNGCKSVSGGYRLFAQLKMLQYLDLEDCNITDDAILESLRSLSSLRILILDGNGFNRLPTLSGLSQLKSLYLNHCTNLQAIPDLPTSLHSLEANYCTELEIMPSLPEMSEMLELQLKDCRKLKDIPNLDNFLCKMHTLHVEGCASLTATFKENILLKWKGYTIGGLSLSVNDIPRWLPYVAREDETVEIVVPPTFDYIGRLVVCIIYSSDNSDCTGSLCIHVVNRTQRTRFHIWPMETTITASHECYLWLGSLTNKKLNLKGGDKVRVHADFIETEDDHQIKVKKTGVDIVEWDFVFTNRTKVDYKRVPYESDEDTDEEEDYQTAPYESDEEEDYQTAPCESDEEASDDDKELSNYSSDEVQPCKRFEVI; encoded by the exons ATGAATACCAGCAGCCTCGCCCTTGCAACCGCCGCTGCCGCCGGTTCGTCTTCCTCTCGGCGTTCAAACCGCTGGAAGTACGAGGTGTTCCTGAGCTTTAGAGGCGAGGACACACGCACTGGGTTCACGGACCACCTCTCCCTTGCGTTAAGCAGTGCCGGAATCAACACGTTTATAGACTACGAGCTCAAAAAGGGGGAGAATATACAGAGAGAACTTGACCGAGAAATCGAAGGGTCGAGGATCGCGGTCGTCGTCTTCTCAAAGAGTTACGCGGAGTCCCGATATTGCCTGAGGGAGCTGTCGATGATCATGAGGTGCCGAGAAGATCAAGAGGGGAAAGTAGTCTATCCAATATTCTACGACGTTGACCCTTCTGAAGTGAGGAAACAGAGTGGTAGTTTTGGGGAAGCATTTAAGAAGCATGAAAGGGATGAAGACCCAAATGAGGTCGAGCAGTGGAGAAAGGTTCTTAAGGCTTCTGCAGATTTGGTTGGCCAGGATCTTAAAACCACTGCAGACAG GCGTGAAGGAGTATTTATCCATAAAGTTGTTGGTGACATCATCGGACTTCTAAAAACCAGCGACTCAAAAGAAGCCAAGCACTCAGTTGGAATAGCTTTTCGCGTGGAAGAATTCAGTACTAAATACTTAGATGTTGAAGGTTCACATGATGTTCAAATAATTGGAATTTGGGGTATGGGCGGCATAGGTAAAACAACGCTTGCGAGAACCTTTTATAGCACATACCATCATAGTTTCCGTGGTCAATGTTACCTTGAAGAGGTGAGGAGTAAAAAGAAAAGTATGGTTAGTCTGCAAGAACAACTTCTTCGAGATGTTTTGAAACGGCCTGACATTAAAATAAGTAGTGTTGGCGAAGGGACCAAGGAGATAGAGAAAAGACTTGGAAGCATGAAGGTACTCATCGTAGTTGATGACATAGATGATGCGGACCAATTAGATGAATTGGCGATAGAACATGACTCGTTTGGTCCAGGAAGTAGGATTATTTTGATAACAAGAGATGAACAAGTGCTGAATATACAGAAGGTGGATAAAAAATACAAGGCACAAACGATGACGGATGAAGAAGCTCTTGAGCTCCTTAGTTGGCATGCGTTTGGAAATCATTGTCCTGATGAAGAATATATTGAACTCGCAACAGATGTTGTTGATTATTGTGGAGGATTGCCGCTAGCTCTTAAAGTCGTAGGCCGTTTGTTGGCTACGAAAAAGAGTAAAAGCATATGGAAAAGTACATTGGATAAATTGAGAAATCTTCCACATGGAAAAATTCATGAAACACTTAGATTAAGCTATGATGGGCTAAATGATGATCATGTGAAAGGTGTGTTCCTTGACATATCTCATTTCTTTATTAACCGGGTTGGAACTGAAGTCGTGGCAATATTGGATGGTTGCAGTCGCTTTTGTGTAGAATCAGAAATCCGAACTCTTGAAGATCGATGTCTTCTAGATTATGATTTTGCATTAATTTGGATGCATGATTTGATTCGAGACATGGGAAGAGAAATTGTGCGGGCAGAATGTGCTATGGAACCTGGAAAACGTAGTCGATTGTGGCATCATGAAGACGTAACAAGCGTGTTAAGAAACGAATCT TTGCCGAAGAAGTTGAAGTTTCTTTATCTCGATCATTCCCGTAACCTGACTCAATTACCAGACTTTTCAAAACTCCCACATCTCGAGGATTTGAGCCTCAACGGCTGTAAGAGTGTATCTGGGGGTTACCGTTTATTTGCACAACTGAAGATGCTTCAGTATTTAGATCTTGAAGACTGCAATATAACGGATGATGCCATTCTTGAAAGCCTTCGGAGTCTATCTTCtttaaggattttaatactAGATGGAAATGGTTTTAATAGGCTACCCACCCTCAGTGGCCTTTCCCAGCTTAAATCTTTGTATCTAAATCATTGCACAAACCTTCAGGCAATCCCAGATTTGCCGACAAGTTTGCATAGCCTGGAAGCGAATTACTGCACTGAACTGGAAATAATGCCCAGCCTTCCAGAGATGTCGGAAATGCTTGAATTGCAACTGAAAGACTGCCGCAAACTCAAAGATATTCCAAACCTGGATAACTTCTTGTGCAAAATGCATACCCTTCATGTGGAAGGGTGCGCCAGTCTCACTGCTACTTTTAAGGAGAACATCCTACTG AAATGGAAGGGGTATACAATTGGTGGACTTTCTCTCTCTGTAAATGATATTCCTCGCTGGTTACCCTATGTCGCACGAGAGGATGAAACTGTCGAAATTGTAGTGCCGCCTACTTTTGATTACATAGGAAGGTTGGTTGTGTGCATCATTTATTCTTCGGACAACTCAGACTGTACTGGGTCCCTATGCATTCATGTTGTTAATCGTACCCAACGAACTCGTTTTCACATTTGGCCAATGGAGACCACCATAACTGCTTCCCATGAATGTTATCTTTGGCTGGGAAGTCTTACAAACAAGAAGCTCAATCTGAAAGGTGGCGACAAGGTTCGTGTGCATGCAGACTTTATTGAAACAGAGGATGATCATCAAATTAAGGTGAAGAAAACAGGAGTGGATATCGTAGAATGGGATTTTGTATTTACAAATCGGACAAAAGTGGACTATAAGCGTGTGCCATATGAGTCTGATGAAGATACTGATGAGGAAGAGGACTATCAGACTGCACCATATGAGTCTGATGAGGAAGAGGACTATCAGACTGCACCATGTGAGTCTGATGAGGAGGCCTCTGACGACGATAAAGAGTTAAGCAATTACTCATCTGATGAGGTCCAACCTTGCAAAAGATTTGAGGTTATCTGA
- the LOC103425867 gene encoding disease resistance protein RPV1-like isoform X1, with product MNTSSLALATAAAAGSSSSRRSNRWKYEVFLSFRGEDTRTGFTDHLSLALSSAGINTFIDYELKKGENIQRELDREIEGSRIAVVVFSKSYAESRYCLRELSMIMRCREDQEGKVVYPIFYDVDPSEVRKQSGSFGEAFKKHERDEDPNEVEQWRKVLKASADLVGQDLKTTADRREGVFIHKVVGDIIGLLKTSDSKEAKHSVGIAFRVEEFSTKYLDVEGSHDVQIIGIWGMGGIGKTTLARTFYSTYHHSFRGQCYLEEVRSKKKSMVSLQEQLLRDVLKRPDIKISSVGEGTKEIEKRLGSMKVLIVVDDIDDADQLDELAIEHDSFGPGSRIILITRDEQVLNIQKVDKKYKAQTMTDEEALELLSWHAFGNHCPDEEYIELATDVVDYCGGLPLALKVVGRLLATKKSKSIWKSTLDKLRNLPHGKIHETLRLSYDGLNDDHVKGVFLDISHFFINRVGTEVVAILDGCSRFCVESEIRTLEDRCLLDYDFALIWMHDLIRDMGREIVRAECAMEPGKRSRLWHHEDVTSVLRNESGTEAIRGLTLLLPENSDEHPFRTKAFKKMRHLKFLQLKNVKLTGSYRHLSKELRSLCWEGFPLEVIPKDFDLRNLVLIDLSNSKLVRVWEDSDLLPKKLKFLYLDHSRNLTQLPDFSKLPHLEDLSLNGCKSVSGGYRLFAQLKMLQYLDLEDCNITDDAILESLRSLSSLRILILDGNGFNRLPTLSGLSQLKSLYLNHCTNLQAIPDLPTSLHSLEANYCTELEIMPSLPEMSEMLELQLKDCRKLKDIPNLDNFLCKMHTLHVEGCASLTATFKENILLKWKGYTIGGLSLSVNDIPRWLPYVAREDETVEIVVPPTFDYIGRLVVCIIYSSDNSDCTGSLCIHVVNRTQRTRFHIWPMETTITASHECYLWLGSLTNKKLNLKGGDKVRVHADFIETEDDHQIKVKKTGVDIVEWDFVFTNRTKVDYKRVPYESDEDTDEEEDYQTAPYESDEEEDYQTAPCESDEEASDDDKELSNYSSDEVQPCKRFEVI from the exons ATGAATACCAGCAGCCTCGCCCTTGCAACCGCCGCTGCCGCCGGTTCGTCTTCCTCTCGGCGTTCAAACCGCTGGAAGTACGAGGTGTTCCTGAGCTTTAGAGGCGAGGACACACGCACTGGGTTCACGGACCACCTCTCCCTTGCGTTAAGCAGTGCCGGAATCAACACGTTTATAGACTACGAGCTCAAAAAGGGGGAGAATATACAGAGAGAACTTGACCGAGAAATCGAAGGGTCGAGGATCGCGGTCGTCGTCTTCTCAAAGAGTTACGCGGAGTCCCGATATTGCCTGAGGGAGCTGTCGATGATCATGAGGTGCCGAGAAGATCAAGAGGGGAAAGTAGTCTATCCAATATTCTACGACGTTGACCCTTCTGAAGTGAGGAAACAGAGTGGTAGTTTTGGGGAAGCATTTAAGAAGCATGAAAGGGATGAAGACCCAAATGAGGTCGAGCAGTGGAGAAAGGTTCTTAAGGCTTCTGCAGATTTGGTTGGCCAGGATCTTAAAACCACTGCAGACAG GCGTGAAGGAGTATTTATCCATAAAGTTGTTGGTGACATCATCGGACTTCTAAAAACCAGCGACTCAAAAGAAGCCAAGCACTCAGTTGGAATAGCTTTTCGCGTGGAAGAATTCAGTACTAAATACTTAGATGTTGAAGGTTCACATGATGTTCAAATAATTGGAATTTGGGGTATGGGCGGCATAGGTAAAACAACGCTTGCGAGAACCTTTTATAGCACATACCATCATAGTTTCCGTGGTCAATGTTACCTTGAAGAGGTGAGGAGTAAAAAGAAAAGTATGGTTAGTCTGCAAGAACAACTTCTTCGAGATGTTTTGAAACGGCCTGACATTAAAATAAGTAGTGTTGGCGAAGGGACCAAGGAGATAGAGAAAAGACTTGGAAGCATGAAGGTACTCATCGTAGTTGATGACATAGATGATGCGGACCAATTAGATGAATTGGCGATAGAACATGACTCGTTTGGTCCAGGAAGTAGGATTATTTTGATAACAAGAGATGAACAAGTGCTGAATATACAGAAGGTGGATAAAAAATACAAGGCACAAACGATGACGGATGAAGAAGCTCTTGAGCTCCTTAGTTGGCATGCGTTTGGAAATCATTGTCCTGATGAAGAATATATTGAACTCGCAACAGATGTTGTTGATTATTGTGGAGGATTGCCGCTAGCTCTTAAAGTCGTAGGCCGTTTGTTGGCTACGAAAAAGAGTAAAAGCATATGGAAAAGTACATTGGATAAATTGAGAAATCTTCCACATGGAAAAATTCATGAAACACTTAGATTAAGCTATGATGGGCTAAATGATGATCATGTGAAAGGTGTGTTCCTTGACATATCTCATTTCTTTATTAACCGGGTTGGAACTGAAGTCGTGGCAATATTGGATGGTTGCAGTCGCTTTTGTGTAGAATCAGAAATCCGAACTCTTGAAGATCGATGTCTTCTAGATTATGATTTTGCATTAATTTGGATGCATGATTTGATTCGAGACATGGGAAGAGAAATTGTGCGGGCAGAATGTGCTATGGAACCTGGAAAACGTAGTCGATTGTGGCATCATGAAGACGTAACAAGCGTGTTAAGAAACGAATCT GGAACGGAAGCAATTAGAGGGCTAACTTTATTGTTGCCAGAAAATTCTGATGAGCATCCCTTCCGCACAAAAGCATTTAAGAAGATGCGGCATCTGAAATTTCTCCAACTCAAAAATGTAAAGCTTACTGGAAGCTACCGTCATCTTTCCAAGGAGTTAAGATCTTTGTGTTGGGAGGGATTTCCTCTAGAGGTCATACCCAAAGATTTTGATTTACGAAACTTAGTTCTTATTGACTTGAGCAACAGCAAGCTTGTCCGAGTTTGGGAGGATTCCGATCTG TTGCCGAAGAAGTTGAAGTTTCTTTATCTCGATCATTCCCGTAACCTGACTCAATTACCAGACTTTTCAAAACTCCCACATCTCGAGGATTTGAGCCTCAACGGCTGTAAGAGTGTATCTGGGGGTTACCGTTTATTTGCACAACTGAAGATGCTTCAGTATTTAGATCTTGAAGACTGCAATATAACGGATGATGCCATTCTTGAAAGCCTTCGGAGTCTATCTTCtttaaggattttaatactAGATGGAAATGGTTTTAATAGGCTACCCACCCTCAGTGGCCTTTCCCAGCTTAAATCTTTGTATCTAAATCATTGCACAAACCTTCAGGCAATCCCAGATTTGCCGACAAGTTTGCATAGCCTGGAAGCGAATTACTGCACTGAACTGGAAATAATGCCCAGCCTTCCAGAGATGTCGGAAATGCTTGAATTGCAACTGAAAGACTGCCGCAAACTCAAAGATATTCCAAACCTGGATAACTTCTTGTGCAAAATGCATACCCTTCATGTGGAAGGGTGCGCCAGTCTCACTGCTACTTTTAAGGAGAACATCCTACTG AAATGGAAGGGGTATACAATTGGTGGACTTTCTCTCTCTGTAAATGATATTCCTCGCTGGTTACCCTATGTCGCACGAGAGGATGAAACTGTCGAAATTGTAGTGCCGCCTACTTTTGATTACATAGGAAGGTTGGTTGTGTGCATCATTTATTCTTCGGACAACTCAGACTGTACTGGGTCCCTATGCATTCATGTTGTTAATCGTACCCAACGAACTCGTTTTCACATTTGGCCAATGGAGACCACCATAACTGCTTCCCATGAATGTTATCTTTGGCTGGGAAGTCTTACAAACAAGAAGCTCAATCTGAAAGGTGGCGACAAGGTTCGTGTGCATGCAGACTTTATTGAAACAGAGGATGATCATCAAATTAAGGTGAAGAAAACAGGAGTGGATATCGTAGAATGGGATTTTGTATTTACAAATCGGACAAAAGTGGACTATAAGCGTGTGCCATATGAGTCTGATGAAGATACTGATGAGGAAGAGGACTATCAGACTGCACCATATGAGTCTGATGAGGAAGAGGACTATCAGACTGCACCATGTGAGTCTGATGAGGAGGCCTCTGACGACGATAAAGAGTTAAGCAATTACTCATCTGATGAGGTCCAACCTTGCAAAAGATTTGAGGTTATCTGA
- the LOC103404557 gene encoding putative pentatricopeptide repeat-containing protein At3g01580, which translates to MKRREVLANLLASCNSAKSVAQLHSQTLKAGLSQDSFFATKLNALYAKYESLGHARKVFDETLHRTVYLWNAMLRSYCREDRWEETLCLFRSMMSESRGNDEKPDNFTIPIALKACARLRALACGKIIHGFVKKHEKVALDMFVGSALIELYSKCGQMGEAVKVFDEFLHPDVFLWTSMVTGYEQNGDPEEALEFFSRMVMVGCINPDQVTLVSAVSACAQLSNFRIGSCVHGVSIRNGFNSDLSLGNALLNLYAKTGSVKTAARLFMKMLEKDVVSWSSMIACYTHNGDVTEALNLFNKMIDTRIEPNSVTLVSALQACALAGNLEEGKKIHKIATRKCFELDIKVATALIDMYMKCSAPEKAGDLFNRMPEKDVVSWAALLSGYAHNGMAYKSIGVFRDMLSDETKPDAVAMVKLLAACSELGILQQALCLHAYVIKRAFKNNIFVGASLIELYSKCGSIDNAVLLFEGITDKDVVIWSAMIAGYGVHGQGEEALKVFDRMVKHSDVKPNDVTFLSILSACSHSGLVEEGIEIFNTMLPEYQLKPGPEHYGIIVDLLGRTGELDKAMEIVETMPNPTAPHVWGAFLGACRIHNNTKLGEVAAKSLFRLDPNHAGYYILLSNIYAMDNKWENVTNLRTLIKEKGLKKVSGQSIVEVGNDICSFVAGDRLHLDSDQIYGVLGKLEVKMREEGYVPNVDLLLQNMADAV; encoded by the coding sequence ATGAAAAGGAGGGAAGTCCTTGCTAATCTGCTTGCATCATGTAACAGCGCGAAATCAGTGGCGCAATTGCACTCTCAAACCCTCAAAGCCGGCCTTTCCCAGGACAGCTTCTTTGCCACAAAACTCAACGCTCTGTACGCAAAATATGAGTCCCTCGGTCATGCCCGCAAGGTGTTCGACGAAACGCTCCACAGAACTGTCTATCTCTGGAATGCCATGCTCAGGAGCTACTGTAGAGAGGACCGATGGGAGGAGACCTTGTGTCTATTTCGTAGCATGATGTCTGAGTCAAGAGGTAATGATGAAAAGCCTGATAATTTCACCATTCCCATTGCTCTGAAGGCGTGTGCGAGGTTAAGGGCGCTAGCGTGTGGAAAAATAATACATGGGTTTGTGAAGAAACATGAGAAGGTTGCATTGGATATGTTTGTAGGTTCTGCATTGATTGAATTGTATTCCAAATGCGGACAAATGGGCGAGGCTGTGAAAGTGTTTGACGAGTTTTTGCACCCGGATGTGTTTTTGTGGACTTCTATGGTTACTGGATATGAGCAGAATGGTGATCCTGAAGAAGCATTGGAGTTTTTCTCCCGAATGGTAATGGTGGGGTGCATTAATCCTGACCAAGTGACgcttgttagtgctgtttcggCTTGTGCTCAGTTATCAAATTTTAGAATTGGAAGTTGTGTGCATGGTGTTTCTATTAGGAACGGGTTCAACTCTGATTTATCTTTAGGTAATGCATTGCTAAATCTCTATGCAAAGACGGGTTCTGTCAAAACTGCCGCTAGGTTGTTCATGAAGATGCTGGAAAAAGATGTGGTTTCTTGGAGCTCCATGATTGCCTGTTACACTCATAATGGGGATGTAACAGAAGCGTTAAATCTTTTCAACAAAATGATTGatacgagaatcgaacctaattCAGTGACTCTGGTAAGTGCATTACAAGCATGTGCATTGGCAGGTAATTTAGAAGAAGGTAAGAAGATCCACAAAATTGCTACTAGGAAGTGTTTTGAGTTAGATATCAAGGTAGCTACAGCCTTGATTGATATGTACATGAAGTGCTCTGCACCCGAAAAAGCAGGTGATCTCTTCAATAGAATGCCAGAGAAAGATGTGGTTTCGTGGGCTGCCTTGTTGAGCGGGTACGCTCATAACGGAATGGCATACAAGTCAATTGGGGTCTTTCGCGACATGCTATCAGACGAAACTAAGCCTGATGCCGTTGCTATGGTCAAGCTTCTTGCAGCTTGTTCGGAATTAGGGATTCTTCAACAAGCTCTCTGCCTCCATGCTTATGTGATTAAACGTGCCTTCAAGAATAACATCTTTGTTGGAGCTTCACTCATAGAGTTATACTCGAAATGCGGCAGCATAGACAATGCTGTCCTATTATTTGAAGGGATAACAGACAAAGATGTCGTTATCTGGAGCGCGATGATTGCAGGTTATGGAGTTCATGGACAAGGAGAAGAAGCTTTAAAGGTATTTGATCGGATGGTGAAGCACTCAGATGTCAAGCCTAATGATGTAACATTTCTCTCGATTTTATCTGCGTGTAGCCATTCGGGTTTGGTTGAAGAAGGCATTGAGATATTCAACACCATGTTGCCTGAATACCAACTTAAGCCCGGACCTGAGCACTACGGGATAATTGTTGATCTTCTTGGCCGGACAGGAGAGCTGGACAAGGCAATGGAAATCGTTGAGACAATGCCCAATCCAACTGCACCTCATGTTTGGGGAGCCTTTCTTGGTGCATGCCGGATTCATAACAACACAAAACTTGGAGAGGTTGCAGCAAAGAGTCTTTTTCGGTTGGATCCTAATCATGCAGGATATTACATCCTGCTCTCGAATATATATGCCATGGATAACAAATGGGAAAATGTGACAAATCTTAGAACTTTGATAAAGGAGAAGGGGTTAAAGAAGGTGTCCGGGCAGAGCATTGTCGAGGTGGGGAATGACATATGTAGTTTTGTTGCCGGAGATAGATTGCACCTTGATTCCGATCAGATTTATGGAGTGCTAGGAAAATTAGAGGTGAAAATGAGAGAGGAAGGTTATGTTCCCAATGTCGATCTCCTGCTACAAAACATGGCGGATGCTGTCTAG